A genomic stretch from Setaria italica strain Yugu1 chromosome VII, Setaria_italica_v2.0, whole genome shotgun sequence includes:
- the LOC101755624 gene encoding uncharacterized protein Os04g0629400 has product MCCYVGKATKIFLCLVAALLVAGLVLGFGLARHTWGANRAQPDCHWPDCQQQPAEEGPVYGDPLLPATSGAATTPPTNPLTQPAVAAFPGVASSSSSGSAAAPPTGVPYFGPPGPFVVGLGPAAHA; this is encoded by the coding sequence ATGTGCTGCTACGTGGGCAAGGCAACCAAGATCTTCCTGTGCCTCGTGGCGGCGCTCCTCGTCGCGGGCCTCGTCCTCGGCTTCGGCCTGGCCCGCCACACGTGGGGAGCCAACAGAGCCCAGCCGGACTGCCACTGGCCGGACtgccagcagcagccggcggagGAGGGCCCCGTGTACGGCGACCCTCTCCTCCCGgccacctccggcgccgccaccacgccgccgaccAACCCGCTCACGCAGCCTGCCGTGGCCGCGTTCCCGGGGGTcgcttcgtcctcctcctcaggctcagccgccgcgccgcccacggGCGTGCCCTACTTTGGGCCGCCTGGGCCGTTCGTCGTGGGCCTCGGCCCGGCAGCTCACGCTTGA
- the LOC101756024 gene encoding thioredoxin-like protein CXXS1: MEIQQPRGVGNSKVVKVQSEEAWELFTNQASNEGRPVVAHFGASWCVTSLSMNYKFEELAQTHPEVLFLYVDVDDLQSVSSKYGVKAMPTFFLIKNKEVVRKMVGANPDELKKLVDSSTDPFETQ; encoded by the exons ATGGAGATCCAGCAGCCCCGGGGGGTTGGCAATTCGAAGGTCGTGAAGGTTCAGAGCGAGGAGGCATGGGAGCTATTCACCAATCAAGCAAGCAACGAAGGCCGCCCT GTTGTTGCCCATTTCGGGGCATCATGGTGTGTGACGTCCCTGTCCATGAACTACAAGTTTGAGGAGCTAGCTCAGACCCACCCTGAGGTCTTGTTCCTCTATGTGGATGTTGACGATCTACAG AGTGTTTCATCCAAGTACGGAGTGAAGGCCATGCCGACATTTTTCCTCATCAAGAACAAGGAGGTGGTTAGGAAGATGGTTGGGGCGAATCCCGATGAGTTGAAGAAGCTGGTGGATTCTTCTACTGATCCCTTCGAAACTCAATAG
- the LOC101756427 gene encoding kinesin-like protein KIN-14H yields the protein MASSLPPRSSYLKKENAGTARREMGFKVTPRRNVLSAINNGEANGGTPSAPADGGGGGGGGGGGAEAAPVVEFSGREDVERLLAEKMKGKSKNDYKGRVEQMSDYIKKLRACIRWYMELEDGYLVEQEKLRGAMDAENTRHTDLEAQLSTAIEELKAANLDLTRRCEFLEESLNREKSEKLIAVESYEKEKQERESAESSRDVLTVDLERVTHDAKRFSEQLKMVQDTNKRLQEYNTSLQQYNSNLQADASKSGETISKLQKEKSAMMETMAALRECNNSMSSQLESSRASQQESIRVKEELRKEVECLRAELKQVRDDRDHSVAQLNNLNLELANCKEQIGKSSKECEGLSTKVSALEETCNTQQEQIQTFRKQLAVATQKLKLADVTAIEAMTGYEEQKEKIKYLEERLAHAESQIVEGDELRKKLHNTILELKGNIRVFCRVRPLLRFDGDSNGPEGASISFPTSVESNGRAIDLMNQGQKLSFSYDKVFDHNASQEDVFVEISQLVQSALDGYKVCIFAYGQTGSGKTYTMMGRPGIDQKGIIPRSLEQIFKTSQSLESQGWEYSMQASMLEIYNETIRDLLAPGRPNSFEMTPSKQYTIKHDSHGNTTVSDLTIIDVFGIADVTTLLEKASQSRSVGKTQMNEQSSRSHFVFTLKISGSNENTGQHVQGVLNLIDLAGSERLAKSGSTGDRLKETQSINKSLSALSDVIFAIAKGDDHVPFRNSKLTYLLQPCLGGDSKTLMFVNISPEASSVGETICSLRFASRVNACEIGIPRRQTQARSFDSRLSYG from the exons ATGGCCTCGTCACTGCCGCCTCGCAGCTCCTACCTG AAGAAGGAGAACGCGGGCACCGCGCGGCGCGAAATGGGGTTCAAGGTGACGCCGCGCCGGAACGTGCTGTCGGCTATCAACAACGGCGAGGCGAACGGCGGGACGCCGTCCGCGCCggctgatggcggcggcggcggcggcggcggcggcggcggggcggaggcggcgcccgtGGTCGAGTTCAGCGGGAGGGAGGACGTGGAGAGGCTGCTTGCCGAGAAGATGAAGGGCAAGAGCAAGAACGATTACAAG GGGAGAGTGGAGCAGATGAGCGACTACATCAAGAAGCTCAGAGCGTGCATCCGGTGGTACATGGAGCTAGAGGATGGCTATTTGGTTGAGCAGGAGAAACTCCGGGGTGCCATGGATGCTGAGAACACCCGTCATACCGATTTGG AGGCCCAGCTCAGCACTGCGATTGAAGAGTTGAAAGCTGCTAACTTGGACTTGACAAGACGATGCGAATTTCTAGAGGAGAGCTTGAACAGGGAGAAGTCTGAAAAATTG ATTGCTGTGGAGTCCTACGAGAAAGAAAAGCAGGAAAGAGAATCAGCTGAGAGTTCACGAGATGTACTGACTGTAGATCTAGAAAGGGTCACTCATGACGCCAAGCGGTTTAGCGAGCAG CTAAAAATGGTTCAAGACACGAACAAAAGGCTTCAAGAATACAACACCAGCTTACAACAATACAACAGTAATCTTCAGGCTGATGCCTCAAAGAGTGGTGAGACTATCTCAAAACTACAAAAAGAGAAGAGCGCCATGATGGAAACTATGGCCGCTCTAAGAGAATGTAACAACTCAATGAGCAGCCAGCTAGAATCTTCTAGA GCTTCTCAGCAAGAGTCCATTAGGGTGAAGGAAGAACTCAGGAAAGAAGTGGAGTGTCTTAGAGCTGAGTTGAAGCAGGTTAGGGATGACCGTGATCATTCAGTTGCTCAACTGAACAATTTGAACCTTGAACTTGCTAATTGCAAGGAACAAATTGGTAAATCTTCAAAAGAATGCGAAGGCTTGAGTACAAAAGTATCGGCACTTGAG GAAACGTGCAATACACAACAAGAACAGATTCAGACTTTTCGGAAGCAGCTTGCAGTGGCAACACAGAAGTTGAAG CTTGCTGATGTGACTGCAATCGAGGCGATGACAGGATATGAAGAGCAGAAGGAGAAAATAAAATACCTTGAGGAGCGTTTGGCACATGCAGAGTCTCAAATTGTTGAAGGTGACGAGTTGCGGAAAAAACTACATAATACTATATTG GAATTGAAAGGAAATATCAGGGTTTTCTGTCGAGTTCGACCGCTTCTTCGGTTTGATGGTGATTCAAATGGTCCAGAAGGAGCATCTATCTCTTTTCCAACATCAGTAGAATCTAATGGGCGTGCTATTGATTTGATGAACCAAG GCCAGAAGCTCTCCTTCTCATATGACAAGGTTTTTGACCACAATGCTTCACAGGAAGATGTGTTTGTGGAAATATCGCAATTAGTCCAAAGTGCACTTGATGGATACAAG GTATGCATATTTGCCTACGGTCAAACCGGATCCGGTAAAACTTATACAATGATGGGCAGACCAGGCATTGATCAGAAAGGCATAATACCTCGTTCTTTGGAACAAATTTTTAAGACAAGTCAATCTCTAGAATCTCAAGGATGGGAGTATTCTATGCAA GCATCAATGTTGGAAATATACAATGAGACAATTCGCGATTTGTTAGCACCAGGTCGCCCAAATAGTTTTGAGATGACACCCAGTAAACAATACACTATAAAGCACGACTCTCATGGGAATACAACTGTGTCTGACCTTACAATTATCGATGTCTTTGGTATTGCTGATGTGACTACTCTACTAGAGAAAGCATCCCAGAGCAG ATCCGTGGGTAAGACCCAGATGAATGAACAATCTTCTAGGAGTCattttgtgttcacactaaagATATCAGGATCAAACGAG AACACAGGCCAACATGTCCAAGGGGTCCTTAACTTGATCGATTTAGCTGGGAGTGAGCGCCTTGCTAAAAGTGGTTCCACCGGTGATCGCTTGAAGGAAACTCAG TCAATCAATAAAAGCTTGTCAGCTCTGAGTGATGTAATCTTTGCGATTGCAAAAGGAGATGACCACGTTCCCTTCAGAAACTCAAAACTTACGTACCTATTGCAG CCTTGCCTTGGAGGAGACTCGAAAACTCTTATGTTTGTCAATATTTCACCTGAGGCATCATCTGTTGGGGAGACGATATGCTCCTTGAGGTTTGCTTCAAGGGTGAATGCTTGTGAGATCGGGATACCAAGGCGTCAGACACAAGCCCGTTCCTTCGATTCTAGGCTGAGTTATGGGTGA
- the LOC101757121 gene encoding protein SDA1 homolog: MPRKHAPAFTPEAASASASTGAGQPHNLPVLQAKMKRDPEGYEEELRQLYRHFESSVFLFQQQAALATTSSSGGGGEVAKELGDLALFLAHVAPFYPDDLADLPDQIGGLLDTNARGLPPGLRAHLVQALILLVNRKIVDLEDTVELFVELQVIGDRAVKKLAFSHIVHSIRRMNQKHKNDTRNRKLQNILFKFLQAEEESRAKRAFTILCDLHRRRVWFDERTTNAICDACFHPSSRIMIAAISFLLGYENAEQEDDSDASSSEDEADKNPQVLLSKQDVYKANHKGTAASKKKKKAKLQRVIRSMKRQQRKSVEDAGSSYYSPLTYLKDAQGFAEKLFSRLQKCNERFEVRMMMLKVIARTVGLHHLVLLNFYPYLQRYVQPHQRDVTTLLAAAVQACHDMVPPDAVEPLFKQIVNQFVHDRSRPEAIAVGLNVVREICMRMPLMMNEDLLQDLVLYKKSHEKAVSIAARSLITLFREICPSLLVKKDRGRPVDPKARPKAFGEVTVASDVPGAELLDENISSEGEDSDDESDAFDSDDETVMPSAPPGTEENIGGSSDANKLDAVEDTKEDDEASDEDGTNEGQDNSDNDSDEIDEELDDDSDMDADTDMSDEDNDDDDELKESINGSEDEVSDQDEDSDEEDESNGSGSKVQKRKLSDYIGELNTADASLRALKKLAGAKNAQVSSDETGKILSDEDFKRIKELKAKKEAKLALAQHGLIKGVDTKSATFKMPSSDQLSRKRVDPLQLEAHVRRKMSKEERLAMVKAGREDRGQYVARAAVKQKKTGGLSNKQKQHKKRMPLAATRAKAARSRQEKKQQRKRSGNQFRGRKAWK, from the exons ATGCCGCGCAAGCACGCGCCAGCGTTCACGCCGGaggcggcctccgcctccgcgtccACCGGGGCTGGCCAGCCTCATAACCTCCCGGTGCTTCAGGCGAAGATGAAGCGCGACCCGGAGGGCTACGAGGAGGAGCTCCGCCAGCTCTATCGCCACTTCGAGTCCTCGGTGTTCCTCTTCCAGCAGCAGGCGGCGctggccaccacctcctcctcgggcggcggcggggaggtggcgaAGGAGCTCGGCGACCTGGCCCTGTTCCTCGCCCACGTCGCGCCGTTCTACCCGGATGACCTTGCCGACTTGCCCGACCAGATTGGGGGTTTGCTCGACACCAACGCGCGCGGGCTGCCGCCGGGGCTCCGGGCGCACCTCGTGCAGGCGCTAATACTTCTGGTGAATCGAAAG ATTGTTGATCTTGAGGACACAGTGGAGTTATTCGTGGAGCTTCAGGTTATTGGAGATCGAGCTGTGAAAAAGCTAGCATTTTCGCATATTGTACACAGTATCAGGAGGATGAATCAGAAACATAAGAATGATACCAGGAATCGTAAATTGCAGAACATCCTTTTTAAATTCTTACAG GCTGAAGAAGAGTCGCGGGCAAAGAGGGCATTTACTATCCTGTGTGATCTTCACCGTCGGAGGGTCTGGTTTGATGAACGCACAACAAATGCAATATGCGATGCTTGTTTCCATCCTTCTTCTAG GATTATGATAGCTGCTATTTCATTCCTTCTTGGATATGAAAATGCTGAACAAGAGGATGACAGTGATGCTTCAAGCAGTGAAGATGAAGCAGATAAAAACCCACAAGTTCTTCTTAGCAAACAGGATGTTTATAAG GCAAATCACAAGGGTACAGCTGCTagtaagaaaaagaagaaagctaAATTACAACGTGTTATTCGTAGCATGAAAAGGCAACAGCGGAAATCTGTTGAGGATGCTGGTTCCAGCTACTATTCACCCCTGACGTATTTAAAGGATGCCCAG GGTTTTGCTGAGAAGCTTTTTTCTCGGCTGCAGAAATGCAATGAACGTTTTGAG GTAAGAATGATGATGTTAAAAGTTATTGCGAGGACTGTTGGGCTGCATCACTTGGTTTTGTTGAACTTCTACCCATATCTTCAAAGATATGTTCAA CCTCATCAACGAGATGTGACAACTCTACTTGCTGCAGCAGTTCAGGCTTGCCATGATATG GTACCTCCGGATGCTGTTGAACCACTGTTCAAGCAGATAGTAAATCAGTTTGTGCATGACCGATCTCGACCAGAG GCTATTGCTGTTGGCTTGAATGTCGTGAGAGAGATCTGCATGAGGATGCCTTTG ATGATGAATGAGGATCTGCTTCAAGACCTCGTTTTATACAAAAAGTCCCATGAGAAAGCTGTTTCCATTGCTGCTCGTTCGCTGATCACTTTGTTCAGAGAG ATCTGCCCTTCATTGTTAGTCAAGAAAGATCGTGGCCGTCCTGTTGATCCAAAGGCTCGGCCCAAAGCATTTGGTGAAGTCACTGTCGCTAGCGATGTGCCTGGTGCTGAGTTGCTAGATGAAAACATTTCATCAGAAGGGGAAGACTCAGACGATGAGTCTGATGCttttgattctgatgatgagacAGTCATGCCATCTGCCCCTCCTGGAACAGAAGAAAATATAGGGGGTTCTTCTGATGCAAACAAACTTGATGCCGTTGAAGATACCAAAGAGGATGATGAAGCATCTGATGAAGATGGTACAAATGAGGGTCAAGATAACTCTGACAATGATAGTGATGAAATTGATGAAGAACTAGATGATGACTCTGATATGGATGCTGATACTGATATGTCTGATGaggataatgatgatgatgatgaacttAAGGAAAGCATAAATGGTTCAGAGGATGAAGTTTCAGACCAGGACGAAGACagtgatgaggaagatgagtCTAATGGCAGTGGCTCTAAGGTGCAGAAGAGGAAGTTGAGTGATTATATTGGTGAGCTAAATACTGCTGATGCAAGCCTTCGTGCGCTGAAGAAGTTAGCAGGAGCCAAGAATGCTCAAGTTTCATCAGATGAAACTGGTAAAATTTTATCGGATGAAGATTTTAAGCGCATCAAAGAGCTCAAG GCAAAGAAAGAAGCAAAGCTGGCTTTGGCTCAACATGGACTAATCAAGGGTGTTGACACGAAATCTGCAACCTTTAAGATGCCGTCTTCTGACCAGCTCAGTAGGAAGCGTGTTGATCCACTTCAGCTTGAG GCTCACGTCAGAAGAAAGATGTCAAAAGAGGAAAGACTAGCGATGGTGAAAGCTGGAAGAGAGGATAGAGGGCAGTACGTAGCGAGGGCAGCTGTGAAACAGAAAAAG ACTGGTGGACTGAGCAATAAGCAGAAGCAACACAAGAAGAGGATGCCTCTGGCTGCAACTAGAGCCAAGGCAGCACGTTCTCggcaggagaagaagcagcagcgcaAGCGCTCCGGGAATCAGTTCAGGGGCCGCAAGGCCTGGAAATGA
- the LOC101757899 gene encoding uncharacterized protein LOC101757899, with the protein MSAAGEKKKTACVTGGNGYIASALIKMLLEKGYAVKTTVRNPDDMAKNSHLKNLQALGPLTVLRADLDEEGSFDEAVAGCDYAFLVAAPVNLSSGEEDPEKELIEPAVRGTLNVMRSCVKAGTVRRVILTSSVASVYIRPELQGNGHVLDEDSWSDVEYLRAEKPPLWWAYCVSKVLLEKAACRFAEEHGISFVTVCPVSTVGAAPAPIVNTSVPCCLSFLSGDEAALGTLKGIERTSGALQLVHVDDLCRAEVFVAEEAAAAGRYVCCALNTTVVELARFLARKYPQYGVKTDFTDDDQLLEKPRVSVSSAKLVREGFEFKYRTLDEIYDDVVEYGRALGILPYWLRYFINTICCCTRFATGISSNKSLFAFLLAAASASAFSDGGSHLPFTLLPADPAAADPWASDCPAMPSWASVTTAAPLYASGGYISYGALRRDRVPCSRRGARRDGDRGDEAAFGMLKDVEMASGAGLLVHGARRRPVPTCRATVFVAEEEAAAGRSAMSAGGTKKKACVTGGNGYIASVLIKMMLEKGYAVKTTVRNPDDMEKNSHLKDLQALGSLEVLRADLDDEGSFDEAVAGCDYAFLVAAPVNLHSENPEKELIEPAVRGTLNVMRSCAKAGTVKRVVLTSSAAAVSSRPLQGDGHVLDENSWSDVEFLTANKSGPWGYPVSKVLSEKEACRFAEEHGISLVTVCPVLTVGAAPAKKIHTSVPASLSLLSGDDAAFGVLKGVEMATGGVPMVHVADLCRAEVFVAEEDAASGRYICCGVNTTVAELARFLTEKYPQYTVKADLLSGELLEKPRVRLSSARLVKEGFEFKKKTLDEIYDDVVEHGKALGILPN; encoded by the exons ATGTCGGCAGCCggcgagaagaagaagacggCATGCGTGACCGGAGGGAACGGGTACATCGCCTCGGCTCTGATCAAGATGCTGCTGGAGAAGGGCTACGCCGTCAAGACGACGGTCAGGAACCCCG ATGACATGGCCAAGAACTCCCACCTCAAGAACTTGCAGGCGCTCGGCCCCCTGACCGTCCTCCGCGCCGACCTGGATGAAGAGGGCAGCTTCGACGAGGCCGTCGCCGGCTGCGACTACGCCTTCCTCGTCGCCGCTCCGGTGAACCTCTCGTCAGGGGAGGAGGATCCTGAG AAAGAGCTGATCGAGCCCGCTGTCCGGGGAACGCTGAACGTGATGAGGTCGTGCGTGAAGGCCGGCACGGTGCGGCGCGTGATCCTGACCTCGTCGGTGGCCTCAGTCTACATCAGACCGGAGCTGCAAGGCAACGGGCACGTCCTGGACGAGGATTCCTGGTCTGACGTCGAGTACCTCAGGGCCGAGAAGCCACCATTGTGGTGGGCGTACTGCGTGTCGAAGGTCCTCCTGGAGAAGGCGGCGTGCCGGTTCGCGGAGGAGCACGGCATCAGCTTCGTCACCGTCTGCCCCGTCTCCACcgtcggcgcggcgccggcgccgatcgTCAACACCAGCGTCCCTTGCTGCCTCTCATTTCTATCCGGTGACGAGGCAGCGCTCGGCACGCTCAAAGGAATCGAGAGGACCTCCGGCGCGCTGCAGCTGGTCCACGTCGACGACCTCTGCCGCGCCGAGGTGTTCGtcgccgaggaggcggcggccgcggggaggTACGTCTGCTGCGCCCTCAACACGACCGTCGTCGAGCTCGCGCGTTTCCTGGCACGGAAGTACCCGCAGTACGGCGTGAAGACAGACTT CACCGACGATGATCAGCTCCTGGAGAAGCCGAGAGTGAGCGTGTCGTCTGCCAAGCTGGTTAGGGAAGGGTTCGAGTTCAAGTACAGGACCCTGGACGAGATatacgacgacgtcgtcgagtACGGCAGGGCACTCGGAATTCTGCCctactg GTTGAGATACTTCATAAACACGATTTGCTGCTGCACCCGGTTCGCCAccggcatttcgtcgaacaaaTCCCTGTtcgccttcctcctcgccgccgcttccgcctcCGCATTCTCTGACGGTGGCAGCCACCTCCCGTTCACGCTCCTCCCCGCCGATCCCGCTGCCGCGGATCCGTGGGCGAGTGACTGTCCGGCGATGCCGAGCTGGGCCTCGGTCACCACGGCCGCGCCCCTGTACGCGTCCGGCGGGTACATCAGCTACGGCGCGCTGAGGCGCGACCGCGTGCCATgctcccgccgcggcgcccgcagGGACGGAGACCGCG GCGACGAGGCGGCGTTCGGCATGCTGAAAGACGTCGAGATGGCCTCCGGCGCGGGGCTGCTGGTGCATGGTGCACGTCGACGACCTGTGCCGACGTGCCGTGCCACGGTGttcgtcgccgaggaggaggcggccgcgggGAG ATCGGCGATGTCAGCTGGTGGCACGAAGAAGAAGGCGTGTGTGACCGGAGGCAACGGGTATATCGCCTCGGTGCTCATCAAGATGATGCTGGAGAAGGGCTATGCCGTGAAGACGACGGTCAGGAACCCCG ATGACATGGAGAAGAACTCCCACCTCAAGGACCTGCAGGCACTTGGCTCCTTGGAAGTCCTCCGCGCCGACCTGGACGACGAAGGCAGCTTCGATGAGGCCGTTGCTGGCTGCGACTACGCCTTCCTCGTCGCCGCTCCGGTGAACCTCCATTCAGAGAATCCTGAG AAAGAACTGATCGAGCCTGCTGTCCGAGGAACCCTGAACGTGATGAGGTCGTGCGCAAAGGCAGGGACCGTGAAGCGCGTGGTCCTGACCTCGTCGGCGGCCGCCGTCTCCAGCAGGCCGCTGCAAGGCGACGGGCACGTGCTGGACGAGAACTCCTGGTCCGACGTCGAATTCCTCACTGCCAACAAGTCCGGCCCCTGG GGGTATCCGGTCTCCAAGGTGCTGTCGGAGAAGGAGGCGTGCAGGTTCGCGGAGGAGCACGGCATCAGCCTCGTCACCGTCTGCCCCGTTCTCACCGTCGGCGCGGCACCGGCGAAAAAGATCCACACGAGCGTCCCCGCCAGCCTCTCCTTGCTGTCCG gggacGACGCAGCGTTCGGGGTGCTGAAAGGCGTCGAGATGGCCACCGGCGGTGTGCCGATGGTGCACGTCGCCGACCTGTGCCGCGCCGAGGTGTTCGTCGCCGAGGAGGACGCGGCCTCCGGGAGGTACATATGCTGCGGCGTCAACACGACCGTCGCCGAGCTCGCCCGTTTCCTGACAGAGAAGTACCCGCAGTACACCGTGAAAGCAGATCTGCT CTCCGGTGAGCTCCTCGAGAAGCCGAGAGTGAGGCTGTCGTCGGCGAGGCTGGTGAAGGAAGGGTTCGAGTTCAAGAAGAAGACGCTGGACGAGATATACGACGACGTGGTGGAGCACGGCAAGGCCCTGGGGATTCTGCCCAACTGA
- the LOC101758322 gene encoding anthocyanidin reductase ((2S)-flavan-3-ol-forming) isoform X1, which yields MSCPRRRLGYSTFSCTPVSSPTCVVSTLPSPVAEVRGDRRPAMSAGSEKKRTACVTGGSGYIASALVKMLLEKGYAVKTTVRNPDDMEKNSHLKDLQALGPLEVFRADLDEEGSFDEAVAGCDYAFLVAAPVNIHTKNPEKEMIEPAVRGTLNVLRSCVKARTVKRVVLTSSAAAVSSRPELQGDGHVLDEDSWSDMEYLTANKSSYYGYPVSKVLLEKAACRFAEEHGISLATVCPVVTVGEAPAPNARTSVPNCLSLLSGDEAAFAVLNAIESATGCIPMVHVDDLCRAEVFVVEEDAAAGRYICCSLNTTIAELGRFLAQKYPPYGVKTHLLSGDRLEKPRVCLSSAKLLREGFEFKYKTLEHIYDDMVEYGKAVGILPN from the exons ATGTCATGTCCTAGGAGGAGGCTAGGATACAGTACTTTTTCCTGCACGCCAGTGTCGTCTCCTACTTGTGTGGTGTCTAC ACTCCCTTCTCCGGTGGCAGAGGTACGTGGTGACCGGCGTCCAGCAATGTCGGCCGGCAGCGAGAAGAAGAGGACGGCGTGCGTCACCGGAGGGAGCGGGTACATCGCCTCCGCGCTCGTGAAGATGCTGCTGGAGAAGGGCTACGCCGTGAAGACGACAGTCAGGAACCCCG ATGACATGGAGAAGAACTCTCACCTCAAGGACCTGCAGGCACTAGGCCCTTTGGAGGTCTTCCGCGCCGACTTGGATGAAGAAGGCAGCTTTGACGAGGCTGTCGCCGGCTGCGACTACGCCTTCCTCGTCGCCGCTCCGGTGAACATCCACACGAAGAATCCTGAG AAAGAGATGATCGAGCCCGCTGTCAGGGGAACTCTGAACGTGTTGCGGTCGTGCGTGAAGGCCAGGACGGTGAAGCGCGTGGTCCTGAcctcgtcggcggccgcggtcTCCAGCAGGCCGGAGCTGCAAGGCGACGGCCACGTCCTGGACGAGGACTCCTGGTCCGACATGGAGTACCTCACCGCCAACAAATCCAGTTACTAT GGATACCCGGTCTCGAAGGTGCTCTTGGAGAAGGCAGCGTGCAGGTTCGCGGAGGAACACGGCATCAGCCTCGCCACCGTCTGCCCCGTCGTGACCGTCGGCGAGGCACCGGCCCCGAACGCCCGCACCAGCGTCCCAAACTGCCTTTCCCTTCTATCTGGAGACGAGGCAGCGTTCGCCGTGCTGAACGCCATCGAGAGCGCCACGGGCTGTATTCCGATGGTTCACGTCGACGACCTCTGCCGCGCCGAGGTGTTCGTCGtcgaggaggacgcggccgcgGGGAGGTACATCTGCTGCAGCCTCAACACGACCATCGCCGAGCTCGGGCGTTTCCTGGCGCAGAAATACCCGCCGTACGGCGTGAAAACCCATCTGCT CTCCGGAGACCGTCTTGAGAAGCCGAGAGTGTGCCTGTCATCTGCGAAGCTGCTGAGGGAAGGGTTCGAGTTCAAGTACAAGACGCTGGAGCACATCTACGACGACATGGTCGAGTACGGCAAGGCCGTGGGAATCCTGCCCAACTGA
- the LOC101758322 gene encoding anthocyanidin reductase ((2S)-flavan-3-ol-forming) isoform X2 — translation MSAGSEKKRTACVTGGSGYIASALVKMLLEKGYAVKTTVRNPDDMEKNSHLKDLQALGPLEVFRADLDEEGSFDEAVAGCDYAFLVAAPVNIHTKNPEKEMIEPAVRGTLNVLRSCVKARTVKRVVLTSSAAAVSSRPELQGDGHVLDEDSWSDMEYLTANKSSYYGYPVSKVLLEKAACRFAEEHGISLATVCPVVTVGEAPAPNARTSVPNCLSLLSGDEAAFAVLNAIESATGCIPMVHVDDLCRAEVFVVEEDAAAGRYICCSLNTTIAELGRFLAQKYPPYGVKTHLLSGDRLEKPRVCLSSAKLLREGFEFKYKTLEHIYDDMVEYGKAVGILPN, via the exons ATGTCGGCCGGCAGCGAGAAGAAGAGGACGGCGTGCGTCACCGGAGGGAGCGGGTACATCGCCTCCGCGCTCGTGAAGATGCTGCTGGAGAAGGGCTACGCCGTGAAGACGACAGTCAGGAACCCCG ATGACATGGAGAAGAACTCTCACCTCAAGGACCTGCAGGCACTAGGCCCTTTGGAGGTCTTCCGCGCCGACTTGGATGAAGAAGGCAGCTTTGACGAGGCTGTCGCCGGCTGCGACTACGCCTTCCTCGTCGCCGCTCCGGTGAACATCCACACGAAGAATCCTGAG AAAGAGATGATCGAGCCCGCTGTCAGGGGAACTCTGAACGTGTTGCGGTCGTGCGTGAAGGCCAGGACGGTGAAGCGCGTGGTCCTGAcctcgtcggcggccgcggtcTCCAGCAGGCCGGAGCTGCAAGGCGACGGCCACGTCCTGGACGAGGACTCCTGGTCCGACATGGAGTACCTCACCGCCAACAAATCCAGTTACTAT GGATACCCGGTCTCGAAGGTGCTCTTGGAGAAGGCAGCGTGCAGGTTCGCGGAGGAACACGGCATCAGCCTCGCCACCGTCTGCCCCGTCGTGACCGTCGGCGAGGCACCGGCCCCGAACGCCCGCACCAGCGTCCCAAACTGCCTTTCCCTTCTATCTGGAGACGAGGCAGCGTTCGCCGTGCTGAACGCCATCGAGAGCGCCACGGGCTGTATTCCGATGGTTCACGTCGACGACCTCTGCCGCGCCGAGGTGTTCGTCGtcgaggaggacgcggccgcgGGGAGGTACATCTGCTGCAGCCTCAACACGACCATCGCCGAGCTCGGGCGTTTCCTGGCGCAGAAATACCCGCCGTACGGCGTGAAAACCCATCTGCT CTCCGGAGACCGTCTTGAGAAGCCGAGAGTGTGCCTGTCATCTGCGAAGCTGCTGAGGGAAGGGTTCGAGTTCAAGTACAAGACGCTGGAGCACATCTACGACGACATGGTCGAGTACGGCAAGGCCGTGGGAATCCTGCCCAACTGA